The following is a genomic window from Malus sylvestris chromosome 7, drMalSylv7.2, whole genome shotgun sequence.
CCTCAGTCAAAAAGTGCCTTTGCCTGGTAAGATTAATCATTAATCTCTCTTCGTAACGTGATTAGTGAAACGCCGAAGAGACCAAGCTCCGAATTTGTTATATTAATGCAAGATTGATTGCTCCCACCAATTGAAATAAGGCCACAAAAGTGAACAGACCAAAGCTCCTTTCAGCAAGATCATGAGGTAAATTATAAGTTTATATCACTTTGTATTTTGAGGGCGATCTTTGGCGCAACAGAAAAGTTGCTCCATATCGAAAAGTCGCAAGTTTGAGTCGTGGAAACAATTTTCTTGTAAAACAAAAGTAAGGCTGCGTACGGTAGACGTTCTCCTCCCGACCCTCACAAAGTAGAAAGATTTATTGGGTTGGGGTCGCTCTTTTTATATCATCTAGTATTTTCTTTGTGGCTTATTAattttgttgacaaagtaatctAACTAAAttgaattcttttttataaATAGGGCTCGTAGTCTCGTAGCATTATATGGTTAACCAATGAGCTTCAAACCGATGAAAATGACAAGATGTCACGAAAGAAAAATTGGTGGTTAAGTGGGAAGCAGATATATCATTGTTTGAGTAAAAGGAGTGGATTCCTCGATTAGAAAACAGCCGGTGGAAATCTAGCATGATTTTAAAGCTGGTTAACTTATATTGTGGTGCTACAGTTCGAAATGAACCTACAAGTTGACTTTTGTTTGGGAATTATGAAAcgagaaaaaggaaaaacaagaaATTTGAATACCTACAAATCTCAATGCACACAATAGAGCCAGGAGGGCATGAACATGGGCTATACAGTGCAAAAACTAAGGTACCAATTTTCGCACTTTCGATTTAGTTTTAGGTCTTTCAAACTGAAAATTTTATATCATTTAATTGAAAATGTCAAAACCGTTGCATAAATaatcttttttgttatttttgatCCCCTTGTTGCTTGAACTCCTCATATCAGCTCCGTTCTAAGGAGTTGATATCTTCTTCAGATCTCTGTGTTTGAAACCGACGGATCAGGAATTCCGTACTCATTTTAAATCATGCAGCCCTTATTAACTCATTCTACTGATCCACCTCACACAAGTCAAGGGTGTGCATCTCTCTCTTCAACTGCTCAGATCTACTAATTTTTTAGCTCTAAGCAAAGAGATTCGGAGAGGTTTCAGATCATGTGAGTAGCAATAAGGACCCATACAAAATGGGACGCGAGGAAGGCATTTCAAGCCGGATCATACCAATGGCCATATGAACATACGGCACATGCATAACAAGTTTAGAACAACATCGGTTTTATGTGAGTGTCTCGATTTTGCCCAAAGGTAGCGTCTACTTGAAGGAGATCAAGTTTGGTCCCTCGTCTGTAACTTTGGGTACAAAAACCAAGAACATAGATCCGCCTGATACCTTGGAAAACCCCACAGCTAGCCTCTCAGATAAAAACATTAATTTGATGTTTTTTCAACTTCAGAAATCATAAATTCTCTCGTGAACCCGTTTTCAGAAAGCAGAAGCCTTTTCAGACATTCATCCCGAATCTTTGTGGACACTTTCACTTTTCACTTTCACTTTCACTTTTGCTACGGTAAAAAGTAAAACATAAACAACCAAACCAGAGAGGGATCATGACATAATACGACAAGTAGCATTTCTTCAAGAAAATATATAAGTGGTTACAAAAACTAGTTCTTACTTTTCAATTCCTGCTTATACGACGTCGTTCCAAAAGATGTGTCATAATACCTAGCGCTTACATATACTTCGTCTACTGCTACTGGTACTAGCAGATGAACCAAAACTGGGATTTTCCTTCTCAATCCCCCACTTCATCCAATCTTTATATTGTAATTTCAGCTGTTTTAAAGGCAAAGGGCTAATTTGAAGCTTTCATTCAAAGCGTGTTCTTGGATATGACTTCGCCGAAGCGGACAAACCACTGAGCGTCGGATGAATGGCTCTCTTGCTGAACTGGCCTCGGCTGTTGCTGATGCGATTTTGGCTTCTGTTGTTCCTTGTCGGCCACAAACTTGGCGTAGTCAATGCCCTTTGGAATGGAACAATGTTTTGTGGCGGGTGCAGGAAGGAGGGAGACCAGAACCCTTGCAACCTCGTGCATGGTTGGTCTTTCAGTAGGGTTTCGCTTGGTGCACAGGAGGGCAAGTTGGAAGGTCTTCCGGACATGAGATAAATCCATGCAAGTAACCGAAACCTCAGGGTCGACAGACTCCATTACAGTATTGGTATCAGCCTTGGACAGTATCTGAGATAAACAGATCTCAATTTAAAGCAAGCTCAAGAAAATGATACTGATAAACAAAGTTTGTCATGTAGCAAAATTTTACGTCGAGCAGAGAGCTCTTTACGAAGCCTAAAGTTCGATCTAGAAGCATACCAGTTGATGCAAGTTGGAATCCTGTTCCACAGCCTTTTTCCCGGTCAGTAGCTCAAGAAGCACGACCCCAAAGCTATACACGTCAGACTTTTCAGTGACACGGGAGGTTCGGGCATATTCTGGATCAATGTAGCCAATTGTTCCAAGAACATAAGTTGATGCATGAGTCTCTGCAGTTGGGATGAATTTTGCAACTCCAAAATCAGAGAGATGAGCCTCAAAATTCTCGTCCAGCAAAATGTTCGAGGATTTAACATCCCTGTGAATGATTCGGGGGTTGCAATCATGGTGAAGATAAGCAAGTCCCTGTGCTGCGCCAACCGCTATTTTCAACCGCGTTTCCCAGTCAAGTTTAACCTTCTTTGATGGTCCTGCCATGAATATTGGAAACACAGTAAGTATACGAGTACAATGGTATTCTTTCcgaaaaaacaataaaacatgaCAGTTAGAGGAGGGCTAACCGTGAAGCAGATCCCATAGAGATCCGTTCTCCATATAGTCATAGAAGAGTAGATTTCCATGGGGAGACAGTGAATAGCCATGCAGACTGACAAGATTTCTGTGCTTGATTCTGCCAACGGTTTCAAGTTCAGTCTCAAACTCCCGCATGTCATTAGGATACCGAGTGTAGAGTCGCTTAATTGCCATGGGTCGGGAATTCTTTAGTATACACTTGTACACTGTACTAGAAGCACCATAACCTATAATATACTTCTCATTTAGATTCTCAGTAATTCTCATTATATCGTCAAAGGTGTGTACAGCCATATCCATGTGAAGGATTACAAGTTTAGGAGGACCTGGAAAGAAAAACGGATCTTCATAAGGCAGTACGTCAATAATACAAAAACCAAgataaataaaagattaaaaaaagggGGTAAATACCTTGCCCGGACTTGCCAGAACCCATCGTTAAATCCTTTGGTTGGTTGGATTTGTAAACTGCAACTATTACCATGGATAACAATGTGATGAAGCCTAAGGCCATACAAACGACGGCTGTTCTGGAGAATAGAGCTGCAAGTATAAATCCGAAGGATACTATGTTAAAATTTGGACTAGATATAGGAGGTCAAATACCATAGAGTTCCATTAGCGCAGCAAAATGAGAAAACAGTCTAAACTTTTACCCCTGGATTTTGTGGCAGGACTACATATCGATCCTAACCAGTTGCCACACAACAACGGGTTTCCAGTAAAGCTGAAACAGACATCTTGAATCAGCACTAGCCAATATACAAAACAGCAACTTAGTGTGTTTCCTTGCATACCTGTCTGGCAAAAATCGTGAAAAGTTCCTCATGGGAGGTACAACGCCTGATAGATTGTTGTACGAGAAATTCCTGAAACATAGATGAAACAGCATTAAGAAATGCTTTGGAAAATACAAAAATGAATATGATAAGATTCAAGAAGCAAAACTCACAAGGTGGCAAGACTGAAACAGTTGGTTAGCTGATCAGGTATTGTTCCATTCAAGTTGTTGTTATTGAGTATCCTATTGAAATTCAAACACAAATAGATTCAGCACGATGAATTATGTAGAGCATAAAAACTGAGACATGGCTTGATGAAGAAGGTGGGTAGGGAGCTTACAGTGCTGCAAGGTTCTGCAACTGCCCCAATTCTCCTGGGATGCTCCCGGAAAGATTGTTGAATGACATATCACTGTAAAGCATtcaaataaaggcacaaaaaaaattagaaaggcACGAGTTTCTTCTACGAAATTATAAGAACTATAGTGTCCTATTAAAGGCTTACATAGTTTGAACACTCCTGAGGTTCCCAAATTCTGCTGGCAAAGAACCATTAAGATGATTACCACTCAAATTTCTGCATGTAACGATGTGTATTAAGAGTCAGGTTACACACAAAGTGAATATATATAGCAAGAACGTACAAATGTAGACGTACAAGGTCAGAAGGTGCTCAAGATCACCAACCGAAGCTGGAACAGGGCCAGAAAAGTTATTGCTCGACAGATCCCTGAAAATATTGGCAATACAATGTCACTTAAATCTGAAATAGCAGCTTTAAGGCAAAATTAATGACACCTAGAAACTCACAATGTGTCCAGATTGATGATGCGTCCCAACTCAATAGCTATTCTCCCACTAAAATAGTTCCTTGACAAGTTCCTAAAGGTTCAATCAATTGATTTTATCAATATACAATTAAGATCATCTGAAGCACAAGCAATAAACAATGTTCAAAACAGAAAAACTCACAGATAAGTCAAACTCTGCAGATTTCGGAATGTCAGAGGGATGGACCCAGTCAAGCGGTTTCCATGCACATTGCTTAAATAAAACCAGCATTCAAATGAAATTTAATCAATATCATAAAGTTACACATGCCATTAAACTCAGGTGGTAGTCATGTGTAAGATATCATACAATTGATTCAAGGCGGTGCAGGAACTGATATCATGTGGAATGGGACCTTCCAGAACATTGTTGGCAAGATTCCTGACCCATAACATTGAAGTAAATAACAATAACACTAGGAACATTAAGGACCAAGAATTCTAGAACAATAAATACTCACAACTCAAACAACTGCTCCAGCTTCCCAAGCTCAGCAGGAATTCTCCCAACCAGTTTGTTGTCGTTCAATTGCCTGCATAGAGAAGTAAATTAAGACATGGAGAGTAACAACACATACCATCTATGGGTTTGTAATTCTGAATATCATATTAGGCATCTCACAAGTAGCTAAGCTTTGACATATTCCCAAGTTCAGGAGGAATTGACCCAGTCAACTTGTTGCCATGTAGGTATCTGCACCAAAAAAGAAATGTGTCAAAACAAAATTATGAACCACTGAAGGTGACATTATCCCTCAAAGCCAAGAGCTTACAATTTCCCAGTGTAGGATAAATTGCCAAATATTGGTGGGATTGGCCCTACTAGTTCGTTCTCACTCAAATCCCTGGAAGACAGACAAAATCAATGAAAAAGATGAACCTCCGTAACATGCAAGCAAACAACAAACACTACTTCAAAATTCTACTGGAACACATTCTCACAAGATTAAACAAGGCACTTACAGGACAGCAAGAGCCTGCATTAGACCAATCACCTCAGGGATTTTTCCTGTCAGTCTATTCCCTTGAAGGGACCTAAAAGAATCCGCCACAACATTTTAGTATTTTACTAAGCTGAACTCTAGAATAACTACACTAACAGTCGAAAGCAATAAAACTTACAGCGTGGCCACTTGCAAAAACCCAATGTTGTATGGAATTTCCCCTGTGATCTGATTATACGATATATCCCTATCACAGCCACCCAAAACATATTATGAGAATCAAATCCAAAAGCTTCTTTTTTATTAGGGTTGGCAGGAATTTAAACTCCAAAACAAAAACTTACAAGATCTCAAAGCTTGTGCAATTTCCAATGTTGTCTGGGATCGTGCCAGTCAGATTATTGCCTCTAACATCACTGTTAAGCAGATCAAGAAAAACTATCAAGGAGAAAGCTCTAAGAGTAGTTGAATCCATGATGCATTAATACTTACAAGTACCACAAGCCTGTCAATTGACACATATCAGGTGACAGTGATCCAGTTAATGAGTTTCCGCGCAATCCACTGTAAAGCCAATTTTTAACAAAGATAATCAGAAACTCGTAGGCTTCTTAATCAAGTGCAATATACTCTTCCCACACCGGAACACATAATGTACACAACTGATGGTATATCAGCCGATACCACCAGATAAAAAACTGGAATGATACATTCAAAACTTGATAAATAAGATGCTTGTTTCCAATATGGTCAACGAACTTACAGGTACTGCAATACTTCATTCCAATATATTAGCCTTGGAATCTCGCCATTAAGCTCATTCTGAGCAAGATCACTTCAAGAATCACACCATCATAAAAACAACAAACTGTTAGTGAAAATTCTGCCAATACCAAAACAGATGCAAGTAGTATCCAAAAATAACACAATAATTTTAAGAAACTGAATACCTCCATGTAACATACAAACATATCAAGCCTTAAAACTTAATTCACAGTACAGATTAACAGGGAACTTACAGAGTTTTAAGGTTCGGAATTTGCGTGAGAGTCGTAGGGATGGGACCAGTCAGCTGATTGTTCTTCAAATTTCTGGATAAATAAAATCAGATTAGTTCGTATGGAAATTAAAGAATCAAGGATGAATGCTCACTGGCTTTCAATGATTAAAAcacttacaaaagctccagcttcttAAGCTTCGACACGGAGAATGGTATGTCTCCATACAAAAGATTGTCAGACAAATCCCTACATTGCAATATAAGAGATTAGCTAAAGCAAAACGAATTAAAGCTCCTCACAgcggttaaaaaaaaaaaaagaccaaaaGAACTTACAGATGTATGAGAGAAGCACAGTCGCCAATCTCATCGGGGATTTGACCAGTCAGCTTATTCCCTTGCAAGTCTCTATCAATAACAAACACAAAATCCGTCCATCAAAATATCTTCAACACTATAGCAGTAAGAAATTACGATGGAACAAAAAAAGAGATGAGGATTACATGTATTCCAAGTTCCCCAGGTCTCCGATGGCTGGCGAAATCTCTCCGCCGAGGTTCAGATTAGACAGATTCCTTCAAACACGAAAAAATCAAGGAACCCCGTTAACAATAAGCATGAACGAGGCAGAGTTAGCTACCATTATCAACGGAGTGTTTATGAAGAACCGGAACAGGtttagagagagggaggagagagaaaactCACAAGGAGGCCACAGAGAGGCTGACATTGTCGCAGAAAACCCCGCGCCAAGAACAGAAATCACCGTCATGGGCATCGTTCCAGTCGAGCAACACGTTAGCGACGTTGCTGAACGACGCCTTAATTGACATCAACGCCTTTCCTGTGAACCCCCATTTTAATATCCCAGATAGAATTAAATAACCCCTTTAAATAATACCCAGCAACttattaaaagtaaaataatgattttaaagtaaacaataaaaaaattaaatctctTAACATCCCCGGAATGTCCGAAAGAGCCTGTTCTTCGAGATTGATTGGGCTTAGCGTTTCGCTGCTGAGAAAACGTGGGACTAGTTTTCCCTTCCTTTCTCAGAAACAAGTAACCAAGGAAGAAACTTTAACTACAATGCAAAGGGGAAGTTTACAAAAATGGAAAGTAAAACACAAAAAACGCAGGAGGAGAGAGAGCATATTGGACATCGGCTTTTGGTTATTGAGAAAAATGTGGTTACGTTTCCCTAAGTTCTCTGGGCAACCAAACGAGAAGCCAAGGAAGGAACTTTGGGCTACAATAGAATTGAGTGTCTAAAAATGGAAACCCAGAACTCGGAAACcccaacaagagagagagagaagcaccTTCGTCGTTGAGTGGGGAGCCGAGAGGAAAGAGAACCGCCATTAAAGCTAACCCAAAGCAGAAGACGAGCTCCGTCTTCTTCCTCCATAAAACCCTTCTCTCCATTAATCTCCACAAAGCTTCTCAATTTCGCAGAACCCAAGTCGGAGAAAGAGAcgttggagaagaaggaagagaaaacGAGAGTAAAATGCTAAAACCGGAAGATGGTGGATGAGctaaggagagggagagagagcagaCTTTTGGCGTGAAGTATAAGGCAGACTGAGGCCCGAGTGTTATGAAGAGAGAGAATTGAAGAACTCTTCAgagactctcactctctctctctctctctctctccgtatTGTGAAAGAGATGTTTGTAAACGGCGGTGAAGCGACGTTAGTGAAGGGACGTTCACTCAGACTGTCATAAACTGCAAAGCAAACGGCACCGGCCGTCATCTCGTACCTTTCGTTTTCCAAAGCCCATGCATTTTTCGCCAGCTAGAAAAATACCACTGTTTCAATTTAATGCTCCCATTTATAAATTTACCATTCTACCCCTTCTGCAGCTCCGTCTTTCTGTTTCAATCACTGCATATGGCGCGTGGGCTGGGTCGGGAAGACCGAGTCATGGTTCGGTCTTCTGGTTCGGTTAAGCAGAAAAGAGCGGAGAAAGACTGATTTGCCACTGTCGTGTTTCGTATGCTTCCGAGGATTTTTGTCTTTTTGTCCTTGCTCGTCTCTTGTCCCATAAAGtaaaatcatatcaaatcaaagcAGAAATGGATCTGTTTTCTTCTAAAAGTGTTTGGTTGGATGGAAAATGCAAATCCTTTTTTGGTTGTGTGGgattctttttcccttttttgtgCAACAAAGCCGGCTTCAAAGTTCAATGACACAATTCTTCGTTTCCAAGAAGAAATGGAAGAAGGCCCGAACTCTGGCTTTTGATGTGTATTTGTGGTCAGCTTCAATGGTGAAAACTGCAACTCGGCCTTGACCCAAAGTTAAAATGTTGACCTTTTGTTTATGTTTGGAAGAAGGCCCGAACTCTGGCTCTTCTATCTTTTGTTATTTCTTGC
Proteins encoded in this region:
- the LOC126630799 gene encoding LRR receptor-like serine/threonine-protein kinase ERL1, with amino-acid sequence MERRVLWRKKTELVFCFGLALMAVLFPLGSPLNDEGKALMSIKASFSNVANVLLDWNDAHDGDFCSWRGVFCDNVSLSVASLNLSNLNLGGEISPAIGDLGNLEYIDLQGNKLTGQIPDEIGDCASLIHLDLSDNLLYGDIPFSVSKLKKLELLNLKNNQLTGPIPTTLTQIPNLKTLDLAQNELNGEIPRLIYWNEVLQYLGLRGNSLTGSLSPDMCQLTGLWYFDVRGNNLTGTIPDNIGNCTSFEILDISYNQITGEIPYNIGFLQVATLSLQGNRLTGKIPEVIGLMQALAVLDLSENELVGPIPPIFGNLSYTGKLYLHGNKLTGSIPPELGNMSKLSYLQLNDNKLVGRIPAELGKLEQLFELNLANNVLEGPIPHDISSCTALNQFNVHGNRLTGSIPLTFRNLQSLTYLNLSRNYFSGRIAIELGRIINLDTLDLSSNNFSGPVPASVGDLEHLLTLNLSGNHLNGSLPAEFGNLRSVQTIDMSFNNLSGSIPGELGQLQNLAALILNNNNLNGTIPDQLTNCFSLATLNFSYNNLSGVVPPMRNFSRFLPDSFTGNPLLCGNWLGSICSPATKSRALFSRTAVVCMALGFITLLSMVIVAVYKSNQPKDLTMGSGKSGQGPPKLVILHMDMAVHTFDDIMRITENLNEKYIIGYGASSTVYKCILKNSRPMAIKRLYTRYPNDMREFETELETVGRIKHRNLVSLHGYSLSPHGNLLFYDYMENGSLWDLLHGPSKKVKLDWETRLKIAVGAAQGLAYLHHDCNPRIIHRDVKSSNILLDENFEAHLSDFGVAKFIPTAETHASTYVLGTIGYIDPEYARTSRVTEKSDVYSFGVVLLELLTGKKAVEQDSNLHQLILSKADTNTVMESVDPEVSVTCMDLSHVRKTFQLALLCTKRNPTERPTMHEVARVLVSLLPAPATKHCSIPKGIDYAKFVADKEQQKPKSHQQQPRPVQQESHSSDAQWFVRFGEVISKNTL